DNA from Amycolatopsis sp. DSM 110486:
CCCGAGGCCACGCGCTTCATCCCGCGCACCGCCGGCGTCCCGATGCCCGCGTCGCGGTGGCCGCTGGCCGACCCCGACTCGATGCGTCCGTACGACGCGCTGGCCACGCAGGTCATGCCGCGGATCGGCGACGCGCCACTGGTGCGGCCGGTCGAACCGGGCAGCACCGGTGAGCAGCCGGCCACCTCGGCGAAGGCGCCCTCGCTCGCGAAATCGAGCGGGCGGATGGCGATCGCGTCGCTGATCAGCCGCATCACCGGCTTCCTCTGGAAGCTGTTGCTGGTGGCGGCGATCGGCGCGGGCGTGGCCAACGACTCGTTCAACGTCGCCAACACGATGCCGAACATCATCTTCGAGCTGCTCATGGGCGGTGTGCTCGCCAGCGTGGTGGTGCCGCTGCTCGTGCGCTCCCAGGACGACGAGGACGGCGGCGAGGCTTACACGCAGCGGCTGATCACAGTGGCGTTCACGCTGCTGCTCTTCGGCACCGTGATCGCGGTGGTGTGCGCGCCCGCGTTCACCTCGCTGTACGTGGACGGCTCCGGCCAGGCGAGCTCGGGGCTGACCACCGCGTTCGCCTACTTGCTGCTGCCGGAGATCTTCTTCTACGGCGTGTTCGCGCTGCTCTCGGCGATCCTCAACGCCAAGCACATCTTCGGCCCCACCGCGTGGGCGCCGGTGGTCAACAACATGGTGGTCATCTTCACGATCCTGGTCGTGTGGATCATGCCGGGGCAGATCGACACCGAGCACGTGTCGATCACCGACCCAAAGGTGCTCACTCTGGGCCTCGGCGTCACCGCCGGCATCGTGGCGCAGGCGATCATGCTGGTCCCGCCGCTACTCAAGTCGGGTTTCCGGCCGAAGTGGCGCTGGGGCATCGACAGGCAGATGAAGGAGTTCGGCGGCCTCGCGCTGTGGATCGTCGGCTACGTGGCCGTGAGCCAGGTCGGCTACACGATCACCACCCGGGTACTCACCAACGGCACCCCCGGCGGTGTCACGGCCTACGCCAACGCGTGGCTGCTGTTCCAGCTGCCTTACGGCGTCATCGGCGTCTCGCTGCTCACGGCGATCATGCCGCGGATGAGCCGCGCGGCCGCCGACGGCGACCACAAGAAGCTCATCGGCGACCTGTCCTACGCTTCGCGGATCTCGACGGTCACGCTCCTGCCGATCTCGGCGGTGATGACGATCGTCGGCTCGTCGATCGGCATCGCTCTGTTCACCATCGGCAAGGGCTCGGTCGAGAGCGCCGAGCGACTCGGCGGCGCGCTGGCGATCTCCGCGTTCGCGCTGCTGCCGTTCGCGTTGGTCCAGCTGCAGATGCGCGTGTTCTACGCGATGAAGGACGCTCGCACGCCCACCCTGATCATGGTTGTGATGACGCTGGTCAAGGTGCCGCTGCTGTACCTGTGCCCGGTGCTGCTCTCGCCGGACAACGTGGTGCTCGGCGTGATGATGGTCAACGCGCTCACGTACGTCGTCGGCGCGATGCTCGGTCAAGTCTGGCTTTGGGTCACGCTCGGCAACCTGCGCAGCAAACGGGTGCTCGGGGTGATCCTCTTCACGGTCGTCGCGAGTGTCCTCGGTGTCGGGGCCGCGTGGCTCGTGGGCCAGATCGTGCCCGACTCCTTGGGGCTCAAGCTGCATGCGTGGATCACGCTCTTCCTGCAGGGGATCGTGGGCATCGGCGTGTCGTTCGGCGTGCTCATGGCCCTGAAGGTGGAGGAGCTGAGGCCGGCGACGTCGAGGATCACCCGATTGATCAAGCGCGGGTAACGATTGATTCACGACTGACGACGCTTCCTCCAGACCTGATCCGGGTACCCTCGGGGCGGGAGCGCGACGCGGGAGAGAAGCGGTGGACACGAGACGGAGCGAACAGGCAGGGGAGGCCAACCGTGCGGGCATTCGTGCCCAGGGCGGTTCGCTGGCCCCGGGCCGGGTCGTCGGCGACGGCCGGTACCGCCTGCTCGCGCAGTTCGGGGTGGACGAACGAGCCGCCGCGCACCTGTGGCGGGCACGGGATGGGCAGCTCAAGCGCGATGTCGCGCTGACGCTGCTGGTCGGTGATCCGGCGGATCCGGAGGCGGCGAGGCTGGCCCGGCGAACGCTGGAGCGCGCGGCGCACGCGTCGAAGTTCGGCCACGGCGGGGTCGCGCGGGTGCTCGACGTGCTGAGCCTCGGCAGTGGCGTGACCTCGAACGAGGGACTTCTCGGCGTTGTCGTCGCGGAGTGGACCAAGGGCAGCGACCTGGTGGACCTGGTCGCGCAGCGGCCGGTGGCGCCGGCCGCGGCCGCGCGCATGGTGCAGGCGCTCGCCGAAGCGGTGGAGCACGCGCACCAGAACGGCCTGGTCCTCGGTCTGGACCACCCCCAGCGGCTGCGCCTGACGCCCAACGGCGCGTTGAAGCTGGCGTTCCCCGGCCCGCTGCCGGACGCGACGCTGCGCGACGACGTCAAGGCCCTCGGCGCCGTCCTTTACCTCCTGCTCACCGGACGCTGGGCGCTGCCGGGCGGGCCGCCCGCGATCCCTGCGGCGCCGTTGACCCCGCAGGGCCACGTCGTGCCGCCGCGGACGCTGGTCCCGGCCGTGCCGCCCGAGCTGTCCTCGCTGGCCGTGCGCACGATCGAGGACGGCGGCAACGGCGGGATCCGTACGAGCTCGGCCATCCTGCGCGTGCTCGACCAGGCCGCCGAGGCCGAGGAGCGCACGCAGCTGATCAAGGCCGTCGGCGAGAACGCCACGAGCGAGGCCGACGGCACGATCTGGACCACGAAGAAGCCGGTGAAGGACGTCGCGCGGCGGCGGAAGCTGGCGTTCGGCGTGACCGTGCTGGTGGTCGCCACCGTGCTGATCCTGGCGTGGGGCGGGTTGATGCTGATCAATCTGTTCCAGGGCGACTCCAAAGCGAGCGGTCCGACGATCAACGTCGCGGCGCCCTCGTCGAGTGCCGCACCGCCGCCCGCGAACTCGGCGGCGCCCCCGCCGTCGTCGCCGGCCGCGCCGAAGCTCGGCCAGGCGGTGGAGCCGAAGGCGGCCACGATCTACAACCCCAAGGGCTCGGGCGACAACTCCGGCCGGGTGA
Protein-coding regions in this window:
- the murJ gene encoding murein biosynthesis integral membrane protein MurJ, with amino-acid sequence MPASRWPLADPDSMRPYDALATQVMPRIGDAPLVRPVEPGSTGEQPATSAKAPSLAKSSGRMAIASLISRITGFLWKLLLVAAIGAGVANDSFNVANTMPNIIFELLMGGVLASVVVPLLVRSQDDEDGGEAYTQRLITVAFTLLLFGTVIAVVCAPAFTSLYVDGSGQASSGLTTAFAYLLLPEIFFYGVFALLSAILNAKHIFGPTAWAPVVNNMVVIFTILVVWIMPGQIDTEHVSITDPKVLTLGLGVTAGIVAQAIMLVPPLLKSGFRPKWRWGIDRQMKEFGGLALWIVGYVAVSQVGYTITTRVLTNGTPGGVTAYANAWLLFQLPYGVIGVSLLTAIMPRMSRAAADGDHKKLIGDLSYASRISTVTLLPISAVMTIVGSSIGIALFTIGKGSVESAERLGGALAISAFALLPFALVQLQMRVFYAMKDARTPTLIMVVMTLVKVPLLYLCPVLLSPDNVVLGVMMVNALTYVVGAMLGQVWLWVTLGNLRSKRVLGVILFTVVASVLGVGAAWLVGQIVPDSLGLKLHAWITLFLQGIVGIGVSFGVLMALKVEELRPATSRITRLIKRG
- a CDS encoding protein kinase family protein, with protein sequence MDTRRSEQAGEANRAGIRAQGGSLAPGRVVGDGRYRLLAQFGVDERAAAHLWRARDGQLKRDVALTLLVGDPADPEAARLARRTLERAAHASKFGHGGVARVLDVLSLGSGVTSNEGLLGVVVAEWTKGSDLVDLVAQRPVAPAAAARMVQALAEAVEHAHQNGLVLGLDHPQRLRLTPNGALKLAFPGPLPDATLRDDVKALGAVLYLLLTGRWALPGGPPAIPAAPLTPQGHVVPPRTLVPAVPPELSSLAVRTIEDGGNGGIRTSSAILRVLDQAAEAEERTQLIKAVGENATSEADGTIWTTKKPVKDVARRRKLAFGVTVLVVATVLILAWGGLMLINLFQGDSKASGPTINVAAPSSSAAPPPANSAAPPPSSPAAPKLGQAVEPKAATIYNPKGSGDNSGRVKNTIDGDPGTVWRTDQYQQQLPTLKPGVGFVVQFDDPVKLAQVKIAADSPGTKIEIRSADTKNPKLDDTKVVGTGDLNGTDTTIDLQTPTESQYFVVWITQLGDDSDGGFISEIGDVSFLPAG